A stretch of Panthera tigris isolate Pti1 chromosome E2, P.tigris_Pti1_mat1.1, whole genome shotgun sequence DNA encodes these proteins:
- the USP10 gene encoding ubiquitin carboxyl-terminal hydrolase 10 isoform X1 yields MNECTELLSPRAGEAPPGPSALIWGTPAQGDLGVRRPGPTAGRGSGLRTSRVTPSTPEARQQYIFGDFSPDEFNQFFVTPRSSVELPPYNGTVLCGTQAPDELPDGQEYQRIEFGVNEVIEPNDTLPRTPNYSISSTLNPQAPEFILSCTTSKKIPDDIDKEAAYSSVDCQYPGSALALDGSSSVEVEVLENDGVAGGLGQRERKKKKKRPPGYYSYLKDGGEGSIPTDALVNGHANPAVPNSVGPEDVELAGAAPPLGTPRTCGSPQGSTDFVSDAVSGGPFPGALDGDARTAGQPGSCHGADLEQSCLPAEAGGDGLSRTAVAQPSPGTHTTENLAVANGQILESSGEGSAANGVELHTVESPDSDAAKAESAAPAADAPASAAGAAPASQPKSWASLFHDSKPSSSSPVASVETKYSPPATSPLVSEKQVEVKEGLVPVSEDPVAIKIAELLENVTLIHKPVSLQPRGLINKGNWCYINATLQALVACPPMYHLMKFIPLYSKVQRPCTSTPMIDSFVRLMNEFTNMPVPPKPRQALGDKIVRDIRPGAAFEPTYIYRLLTVIKSSLSEKGRQEDAEEYLGFILNGLHEEMLNLKKLLSPNNQKLTVSNGPRSPSVHEDERDEPGEGSEDEWEQVGPRSKTSVTRQAEFVQTPITGIFGGHIRSVVYQQSSRESATLQPFFTLQLDIQSDKIRTVQDALESLVARESVQGYTTKTKQEVEISRRVTLEKLPPVLVLHLKRFVYEKTGGCQKLVKSVEYPVDLEISKELLSPGVKNKNFKCHRTYRLFAVVYHHGSSATGGHYTTDVFQIGLNGWLRIDDQTVKVVNQYQVVKPTAERTAYLLYYRRVDLL; encoded by the exons tatatttttGGAGACTTTAGCCCTGATGAATTCAATCAGTTCTTTGTGACTCCTCGCTCTTCAGTTGAG CTTCCTCCCTACAACGGAACAGTTCTGTGTGGCACACAAGCTCCCGATGAACTACCCGATG GACAAGAATATCAGAGAATTGAGTTTGGTGTTAACGAAGTAATTGAACCTAACGACACTTTGCCGAGAACTCCCAACTACAGTATTTCGAGCACATTGAATCCTCAGGCCCCTGAATTTATCCTCAGTTGCACAACTTCCAAAAAGATCCCTGATGACATAGATAAAGAAGCGGCCTACAGCTCCGTGGACTGCCAGTACCCAGGCTCTGCCCTTGCTCTGGACGGCAGCTCTAGCGTGGAGGTGGAAGTGCTAGAAAACGACGGTGTCGCGGGTGGTCTCGGACAGAGGGAgcgtaaaaagaagaaaaaacgtCCACCGGGATATTACAGTTACTTGAAAGATGGCGGTGAGGGGAGCATTCCCACGGACGCCCTGGTCAACGGCCACGCCAACCCGGCGGTCCCGAACAGCGTCGGCCCGGAGGATGTGGAGTTAGCGGGCGCGGCGCCCCCACTGGGGACACCCAGGACTTGCGGCAGCCCTCAGGGTTCCACGGACTTCGTCAGCGACGCTGTGTCCGGCGGGCCTTTCCCCGGAGCCCTCGACGGCGATGCGAGGACTGCAGGGCAGCCCGGGAGCTGCCACGGGGCTGACTTGGAACAGTCCTGCCTCCCCGCAGAGGCCGGCGGGGACGGCCTGTCGAGGACAGCGGTGGCTCAGCCTTCCCCGGGGACTCACACTACTGAAAACCTTGCCGTCGCTAATGGACAAATACTTGAATCCTCTGGCGAGGGCTCAGCTGCCAATGGGGTCGAGTTGCACACCGTGGAAAGCCCGGACTCGGACGCTGCTAAAGCCGAGAGCGCTGCCCCTGCCGCCGATGCCCCGGCCTCTGCGGCGGGCGCCGCTCCCGCCAGCCAGCCTAAGTCGTGGGCCAGTCTTTTTCATGATTCCAAGCCCTCTTCCTCCTCGCCCGTGGCTTCCGTGGAAACTAAGTATTCCCCTCCCGCCACGTCCCCCCTGGTCTCTGAAAAGCAGGTCGAAGTCAAAGAAGGGCTTGTTCCAGTTTCAGAGGATCCCGTAGCCATAAAGATTGCAG AGTTACTGGAGAATGTGACCCTAATACATAAGCCAGTGTCATTGCAACCCCGGGGGCTGATCAATAAAGGAAACTGGTGCTACATTAATGCT ACGCTGCAGGCACTGGTCGCCTGCCCTCCAATGTATCACCTGATGAAGTTCATCCCTCTGTATTCGAAAGTGCAAAGGCCTTGTACGTCGACACCCATGATAGATAGCTT CGTTCGGCTAATGAATGAGTTTACTAATATGCCAGTACCTCCAAAACCCAGACAAG CTCTTGGGGATAAAATCGTGAGGGATATCCGCCCTGGAGCTGCTTTTGAACCTACGTACATCTACAGACTCCTGACGGTGATCAAGTCGAGCCTGTCTGAAAAG GGTCGACAAGAAGACGCGGAGGAATATTTAGGTTTCATTCTAAACGGACTTCATGAGGAAATGCTGAACCTGAAGAAACTTCTGTCACCCAATAACCAAA AACTCACTGTTTCCAACGGACCCAGGAGCCCGTCGGTGCACGAAGACGAGCGGGACGAGCCGGGCGAAGGCAGTGAGGACGAGTGGGAGCAAGTGGGCCCCAGGAGCAAGACTTCAGTCACACGCCAGGCGGAGTTTGTTCAGACCCCGATCACTGGCATTTTTGGCGGACACATCAG GTCTGTGGTCTACCAGCAGAGTTCCAGAGAATCCGCCACTTTGCAGCCCTTCTTCACGTTGCAGCTGGACATCCAGTCTGACAAGATACGTACGGTCCAGGACGCATTGGAGAGCCTGGTGGCGAGAGAATCTGTCCAAGGTTATACCACAAAGACCAAACAAGAG GTGGAGATAAGTCGAAGAGTGACTCTGGAGAAGCTCCCTCCCGTGCTCGTGCTGCACCTGAAGCGGTTTGTTTACGAGAAGACCGGCGGGTGCCAGAAGCTCGTCAAGAGCGTCGAGTACCCTGTGGACCTGGAGATCAGCAAAG aactgCTTTCTCCAGgggttaaaaataagaattttaaatgccACAGAACCTATAGGCTATTTGCAG TGGTCTACCATCACGGCAGCAGCGCGACGGGCGGCCACTACACCACGGACGTCTTCCAGATCGGTCTGAACGGCTGGCTGCGCATCGATGACCAGACGGTCAAGGTGGTGAACCAGTACCAGGTGGTGAAGCCCACTGCCGAACGCACAGCCTACCTCCTGTATTACCGCCGCGTGGACCTGCTGTAG
- the USP10 gene encoding ubiquitin carboxyl-terminal hydrolase 10 isoform X2, translating into MNECTELLSPRAGEAPPGPSALIWGTPAQGDLGVRRPGPTAGRGSGLRTSRVTPSTPEARQQYIFGDFSPDEFNQFFVTPRSSVELPPYNGTVLCGTQAPDELPDGQEYQRIEFGVNEVIEPNDTLPRTPNYSISSTLNPQAPEFILSCTTSKKIPDDIDKEAAYSSVDCQYPGSALALDGSSSVEVEVLENDGVAGGLGQRERKKKKKRPPGYYSYLKDGGEGSIPTDALVNGHANPAVPNSVGPEDVELAGAAPPLGTPRTCGSPQGSTDFVSDAVSGGPFPGALDGDARTAGQPGSCHGADLEQSCLPAEAGGDGLSRTAVAQPSPGTHTTENLAVANGQILESSGEGSAANGVELHTVESPDSDAAKAESAAPAADAPASAAGAAPASQPKSWASLFHDSKPSSSSPVASVETKYSPPATSPLVSEKQVEVKEGLVPVSEDPVAIKIAELLENVTLIHKPVSLQPRGLINKGNWCYINATLQALVACPPMYHLMKFIPLYSKVQRPCTSTPMIDSFVRLMNEFTNMPVPPKPRQALGDKIVRDIRPGAAFEPTYIYRLLTVIKSSLSEKGRQEDAEEYLGFILNGLHEEMLNLKKLLSPNNQKLTVSNGPRSPSVHEDERDEPGEGSEDEWEQVGPRSKTSVTRQAEFVQTPITGIFGGHIRSVVYQQSSRESATLQPFFTLQLDIQSDKIRTVQDALESLVARESVQGYTTKTKQEVEISRRVTLEKLPPVLVLHLKRFVYEKTGGCQKLVKSVEYPVDLEISKVVYHHGSSATGGHYTTDVFQIGLNGWLRIDDQTVKVVNQYQVVKPTAERTAYLLYYRRVDLL; encoded by the exons tatatttttGGAGACTTTAGCCCTGATGAATTCAATCAGTTCTTTGTGACTCCTCGCTCTTCAGTTGAG CTTCCTCCCTACAACGGAACAGTTCTGTGTGGCACACAAGCTCCCGATGAACTACCCGATG GACAAGAATATCAGAGAATTGAGTTTGGTGTTAACGAAGTAATTGAACCTAACGACACTTTGCCGAGAACTCCCAACTACAGTATTTCGAGCACATTGAATCCTCAGGCCCCTGAATTTATCCTCAGTTGCACAACTTCCAAAAAGATCCCTGATGACATAGATAAAGAAGCGGCCTACAGCTCCGTGGACTGCCAGTACCCAGGCTCTGCCCTTGCTCTGGACGGCAGCTCTAGCGTGGAGGTGGAAGTGCTAGAAAACGACGGTGTCGCGGGTGGTCTCGGACAGAGGGAgcgtaaaaagaagaaaaaacgtCCACCGGGATATTACAGTTACTTGAAAGATGGCGGTGAGGGGAGCATTCCCACGGACGCCCTGGTCAACGGCCACGCCAACCCGGCGGTCCCGAACAGCGTCGGCCCGGAGGATGTGGAGTTAGCGGGCGCGGCGCCCCCACTGGGGACACCCAGGACTTGCGGCAGCCCTCAGGGTTCCACGGACTTCGTCAGCGACGCTGTGTCCGGCGGGCCTTTCCCCGGAGCCCTCGACGGCGATGCGAGGACTGCAGGGCAGCCCGGGAGCTGCCACGGGGCTGACTTGGAACAGTCCTGCCTCCCCGCAGAGGCCGGCGGGGACGGCCTGTCGAGGACAGCGGTGGCTCAGCCTTCCCCGGGGACTCACACTACTGAAAACCTTGCCGTCGCTAATGGACAAATACTTGAATCCTCTGGCGAGGGCTCAGCTGCCAATGGGGTCGAGTTGCACACCGTGGAAAGCCCGGACTCGGACGCTGCTAAAGCCGAGAGCGCTGCCCCTGCCGCCGATGCCCCGGCCTCTGCGGCGGGCGCCGCTCCCGCCAGCCAGCCTAAGTCGTGGGCCAGTCTTTTTCATGATTCCAAGCCCTCTTCCTCCTCGCCCGTGGCTTCCGTGGAAACTAAGTATTCCCCTCCCGCCACGTCCCCCCTGGTCTCTGAAAAGCAGGTCGAAGTCAAAGAAGGGCTTGTTCCAGTTTCAGAGGATCCCGTAGCCATAAAGATTGCAG AGTTACTGGAGAATGTGACCCTAATACATAAGCCAGTGTCATTGCAACCCCGGGGGCTGATCAATAAAGGAAACTGGTGCTACATTAATGCT ACGCTGCAGGCACTGGTCGCCTGCCCTCCAATGTATCACCTGATGAAGTTCATCCCTCTGTATTCGAAAGTGCAAAGGCCTTGTACGTCGACACCCATGATAGATAGCTT CGTTCGGCTAATGAATGAGTTTACTAATATGCCAGTACCTCCAAAACCCAGACAAG CTCTTGGGGATAAAATCGTGAGGGATATCCGCCCTGGAGCTGCTTTTGAACCTACGTACATCTACAGACTCCTGACGGTGATCAAGTCGAGCCTGTCTGAAAAG GGTCGACAAGAAGACGCGGAGGAATATTTAGGTTTCATTCTAAACGGACTTCATGAGGAAATGCTGAACCTGAAGAAACTTCTGTCACCCAATAACCAAA AACTCACTGTTTCCAACGGACCCAGGAGCCCGTCGGTGCACGAAGACGAGCGGGACGAGCCGGGCGAAGGCAGTGAGGACGAGTGGGAGCAAGTGGGCCCCAGGAGCAAGACTTCAGTCACACGCCAGGCGGAGTTTGTTCAGACCCCGATCACTGGCATTTTTGGCGGACACATCAG GTCTGTGGTCTACCAGCAGAGTTCCAGAGAATCCGCCACTTTGCAGCCCTTCTTCACGTTGCAGCTGGACATCCAGTCTGACAAGATACGTACGGTCCAGGACGCATTGGAGAGCCTGGTGGCGAGAGAATCTGTCCAAGGTTATACCACAAAGACCAAACAAGAG GTGGAGATAAGTCGAAGAGTGACTCTGGAGAAGCTCCCTCCCGTGCTCGTGCTGCACCTGAAGCGGTTTGTTTACGAGAAGACCGGCGGGTGCCAGAAGCTCGTCAAGAGCGTCGAGTACCCTGTGGACCTGGAGATCAGCAAAG TGGTCTACCATCACGGCAGCAGCGCGACGGGCGGCCACTACACCACGGACGTCTTCCAGATCGGTCTGAACGGCTGGCTGCGCATCGATGACCAGACGGTCAAGGTGGTGAACCAGTACCAGGTGGTGAAGCCCACTGCCGAACGCACAGCCTACCTCCTGTATTACCGCCGCGTGGACCTGCTGTAG
- the USP10 gene encoding ubiquitin carboxyl-terminal hydrolase 10 isoform X3: MALRNPQYIFGDFSPDEFNQFFVTPRSSVELPPYNGTVLCGTQAPDELPDGQEYQRIEFGVNEVIEPNDTLPRTPNYSISSTLNPQAPEFILSCTTSKKIPDDIDKEAAYSSVDCQYPGSALALDGSSSVEVEVLENDGVAGGLGQRERKKKKKRPPGYYSYLKDGGEGSIPTDALVNGHANPAVPNSVGPEDVELAGAAPPLGTPRTCGSPQGSTDFVSDAVSGGPFPGALDGDARTAGQPGSCHGADLEQSCLPAEAGGDGLSRTAVAQPSPGTHTTENLAVANGQILESSGEGSAANGVELHTVESPDSDAAKAESAAPAADAPASAAGAAPASQPKSWASLFHDSKPSSSSPVASVETKYSPPATSPLVSEKQVEVKEGLVPVSEDPVAIKIAELLENVTLIHKPVSLQPRGLINKGNWCYINATLQALVACPPMYHLMKFIPLYSKVQRPCTSTPMIDSFVRLMNEFTNMPVPPKPRQALGDKIVRDIRPGAAFEPTYIYRLLTVIKSSLSEKGRQEDAEEYLGFILNGLHEEMLNLKKLLSPNNQKLTVSNGPRSPSVHEDERDEPGEGSEDEWEQVGPRSKTSVTRQAEFVQTPITGIFGGHIRSVVYQQSSRESATLQPFFTLQLDIQSDKIRTVQDALESLVARESVQGYTTKTKQEVEISRRVTLEKLPPVLVLHLKRFVYEKTGGCQKLVKSVEYPVDLEISKELLSPGVKNKNFKCHRTYRLFAVVYHHGSSATGGHYTTDVFQIGLNGWLRIDDQTVKVVNQYQVVKPTAERTAYLLYYRRVDLL, translated from the exons tatatttttGGAGACTTTAGCCCTGATGAATTCAATCAGTTCTTTGTGACTCCTCGCTCTTCAGTTGAG CTTCCTCCCTACAACGGAACAGTTCTGTGTGGCACACAAGCTCCCGATGAACTACCCGATG GACAAGAATATCAGAGAATTGAGTTTGGTGTTAACGAAGTAATTGAACCTAACGACACTTTGCCGAGAACTCCCAACTACAGTATTTCGAGCACATTGAATCCTCAGGCCCCTGAATTTATCCTCAGTTGCACAACTTCCAAAAAGATCCCTGATGACATAGATAAAGAAGCGGCCTACAGCTCCGTGGACTGCCAGTACCCAGGCTCTGCCCTTGCTCTGGACGGCAGCTCTAGCGTGGAGGTGGAAGTGCTAGAAAACGACGGTGTCGCGGGTGGTCTCGGACAGAGGGAgcgtaaaaagaagaaaaaacgtCCACCGGGATATTACAGTTACTTGAAAGATGGCGGTGAGGGGAGCATTCCCACGGACGCCCTGGTCAACGGCCACGCCAACCCGGCGGTCCCGAACAGCGTCGGCCCGGAGGATGTGGAGTTAGCGGGCGCGGCGCCCCCACTGGGGACACCCAGGACTTGCGGCAGCCCTCAGGGTTCCACGGACTTCGTCAGCGACGCTGTGTCCGGCGGGCCTTTCCCCGGAGCCCTCGACGGCGATGCGAGGACTGCAGGGCAGCCCGGGAGCTGCCACGGGGCTGACTTGGAACAGTCCTGCCTCCCCGCAGAGGCCGGCGGGGACGGCCTGTCGAGGACAGCGGTGGCTCAGCCTTCCCCGGGGACTCACACTACTGAAAACCTTGCCGTCGCTAATGGACAAATACTTGAATCCTCTGGCGAGGGCTCAGCTGCCAATGGGGTCGAGTTGCACACCGTGGAAAGCCCGGACTCGGACGCTGCTAAAGCCGAGAGCGCTGCCCCTGCCGCCGATGCCCCGGCCTCTGCGGCGGGCGCCGCTCCCGCCAGCCAGCCTAAGTCGTGGGCCAGTCTTTTTCATGATTCCAAGCCCTCTTCCTCCTCGCCCGTGGCTTCCGTGGAAACTAAGTATTCCCCTCCCGCCACGTCCCCCCTGGTCTCTGAAAAGCAGGTCGAAGTCAAAGAAGGGCTTGTTCCAGTTTCAGAGGATCCCGTAGCCATAAAGATTGCAG AGTTACTGGAGAATGTGACCCTAATACATAAGCCAGTGTCATTGCAACCCCGGGGGCTGATCAATAAAGGAAACTGGTGCTACATTAATGCT ACGCTGCAGGCACTGGTCGCCTGCCCTCCAATGTATCACCTGATGAAGTTCATCCCTCTGTATTCGAAAGTGCAAAGGCCTTGTACGTCGACACCCATGATAGATAGCTT CGTTCGGCTAATGAATGAGTTTACTAATATGCCAGTACCTCCAAAACCCAGACAAG CTCTTGGGGATAAAATCGTGAGGGATATCCGCCCTGGAGCTGCTTTTGAACCTACGTACATCTACAGACTCCTGACGGTGATCAAGTCGAGCCTGTCTGAAAAG GGTCGACAAGAAGACGCGGAGGAATATTTAGGTTTCATTCTAAACGGACTTCATGAGGAAATGCTGAACCTGAAGAAACTTCTGTCACCCAATAACCAAA AACTCACTGTTTCCAACGGACCCAGGAGCCCGTCGGTGCACGAAGACGAGCGGGACGAGCCGGGCGAAGGCAGTGAGGACGAGTGGGAGCAAGTGGGCCCCAGGAGCAAGACTTCAGTCACACGCCAGGCGGAGTTTGTTCAGACCCCGATCACTGGCATTTTTGGCGGACACATCAG GTCTGTGGTCTACCAGCAGAGTTCCAGAGAATCCGCCACTTTGCAGCCCTTCTTCACGTTGCAGCTGGACATCCAGTCTGACAAGATACGTACGGTCCAGGACGCATTGGAGAGCCTGGTGGCGAGAGAATCTGTCCAAGGTTATACCACAAAGACCAAACAAGAG GTGGAGATAAGTCGAAGAGTGACTCTGGAGAAGCTCCCTCCCGTGCTCGTGCTGCACCTGAAGCGGTTTGTTTACGAGAAGACCGGCGGGTGCCAGAAGCTCGTCAAGAGCGTCGAGTACCCTGTGGACCTGGAGATCAGCAAAG aactgCTTTCTCCAGgggttaaaaataagaattttaaatgccACAGAACCTATAGGCTATTTGCAG TGGTCTACCATCACGGCAGCAGCGCGACGGGCGGCCACTACACCACGGACGTCTTCCAGATCGGTCTGAACGGCTGGCTGCGCATCGATGACCAGACGGTCAAGGTGGTGAACCAGTACCAGGTGGTGAAGCCCACTGCCGAACGCACAGCCTACCTCCTGTATTACCGCCGCGTGGACCTGCTGTAG